The Bombyx mori chromosome 8, ASM3026992v2 genomic sequence caaatcccacccctcctggctgagcctttgctcgcccacctatcctggtgaaactggaaaggcctccgggccaccagtaatccttcaatactaaaaaaaaaaccactcgtTCAAAATGAACATCCGGATAGACTATTTCCATTAAAGTCATTTGACCTCGATTGTTTTATTAAGTGTTTATTTTCGTCTACGGGTACTACACACAATTGGTCgcttaaaaacagtttttggGTCAACGATGGTTAGTCACGAGTGtagtttgataaaataaaaaacgtcaAGATCTAATTTTCATTGCAGTTTCAACATGAGAACTATAAAATGGATCAATTTTTCTACTCATATTTTGACCCGACAACCTTTTTGTACTAGTTTGTACCATTGTGCCAGGGCCGCggccaatttaaaaatataatgaaattgtaaattttagattattgcgtataaattttaaaaattgtgtTTTGTGTTAATTGTCTAAACCTGTTAGATGTGTTTTTCctgtcaaaatatattataatatattacatattaatcAGCTTTGCTATTCATGTTGAGTTTTATCTACTAGTAGTATAATTtgcttatatatacatattaccaATTTAGAATTGTACAAAGGCCTAGTAAAAAAGTAAACCAATCACTCTTAATTTacctatttattctatttacattagaaataaattggaaaaaatacattactgttTACTATAGAAAAAGCTAACTAAAAGAAGCGACATTAACATTTTGAGAGTTATTAATTTAGTATCTCGATGTTTAGTAAAAGAGCATTTAATGTCAAATATGAATGCCATGTAATAAAGTGATCAATGATAGCTGGATGaaacaattttattgaaatgttgTTTATTTCTTAACACTGAGACGCTGCAattgttattgatttaatgttgtAACAATGCACTTGTTGGTATTATTGTCTCTTACGATCAACGAGGTTTACAAACAATGTCTTTGAGATGAAACTAAAACAAATTTAGACATTTGGCCCGAAGTATACAATACATACTCGAGaagagtattattttttgtatttcaaaaaACGGTCAAACGGCGAAGGCACTGGCAATAAGACTATTAGTTTCTCAATAACAGAcaataagtttaattaataatagcaGTATTGGATccaattgtatatatttttttattcttgttaATCTAATCGTCGTCCATCGTTGTCGTTGCTTAAAATATTGCTTATTGTCTTTCTCCATTTAGGAGATTTTCTTGCAATTTGTGGTGTACAAGTAACTTGAAGTGAAAATTTGAGACTTATCCATTCCTGCTGTTGTTGCGACCTCTCTTGCCAGTTGTTTACGTACCAGTGATACCTAGAACGACAAACCGGCCGGCAATACACTTTTCACTGTCCTAATTAAAATATCTATCCCGTGATGTCTTCAAGGATTATTATTGTGATATGGCTTGGGATGAATAGAATCAGGTAGACAAGTAGAATCCGTTGTTTGTATGGGCATAGGAATTTATGACTAAACTGGTCAATTTATGACTAATCTGGTCGCAGAGATACCATAAGGTGAATGTCGTCACCCATCTCCAGACGTTGATATTAGTTTGAATTAGATTGTAATAAATGGATGCATAAAGACCGATATAATAACACTCTAAATATTCGTATTCTGCAGCCTACGACAAGTGGATCTCGAAATGATGAAGCGTCTGCATCGCAAAGTGAACATCGTGGTGGTAATCGCAAAAGCGGACTCTCTTACGGCGATCGAAATAAAACGACTCAAGGCACGAATACTTAACGATCTTGAAGAACACCAGATACAAGTTAGTTTTATGACAATTGacatttgttaatgtttatccAGTTATAAAATTTCTAGgttgtataatatgtatttcatatATTAGACGATATCAATGAACAGAATTTTCCTTTTGTGTTTCCGTAAAAGTGTTTAAAAATGTCAAAGTACGGAGAATCAtggtttaaattatattatacccTAAAAAAGTGTTATGGCTTGTTACAATTTCAAGCTAGCTATGAGCAGTGggtattttaaatgtaatagttATCGGCGACTAGTTGTTATCCCACAATTATTGCAGCTGTTTTATAGCTAAAATATCTTTTTGATCTCAATCTCAAATGCAAACGAATTTGTAAAATTGAACAGCGCGTTAGAAATTTTTCTGCTTTCACCTTCACGTGTGGCTTGCAAGTTGCATATTTCTTCGATTTTATGTACGGATACCAAAAATAGTCCAAAGCTATAGAGCTCTTATTAAATCCGAGTGTGCTAGCCTTTACGGACACACCGAAGTGTGACTCCCTCACTCCCTTATATCGTTTGATCGTTTTCACACAATACAACTATAGAGATTTATataatcttaaataaatacgtTGTATTCCATATTTCTCTAATTTCTAACAGGTATACCAATTCCCGGAATGTGACAGCGACGAAGATGAAGACTTCAAACAACAAGACCGCGAGTTAAAGGAAGCGGCCCCATTTGCTGTGGTCGCTTCTGATATAGTCCTCGAGATGGGAGGCAAAAGAGTGCGGGGTAGACAGTATCCGTGGGGGATTGTTGatggtatttatatattattatattttttgtaaacaatgtattataaaactaaaattatgaaAACTGGTCGGTTTTTCCGCCCTTATATACCTATGTACACATCCAGCACATACACACTATCAGTCAAGCAAAATAAAAGCGAAAATATTCAGACAAGCTTAACCACAGTCTtgcttaaaatagttttattaagaaTATAGGGAAATGACAATTTGAACAAATACATACCTACgtgttactatttattttcagtgCGGCTATCACTATCATCCGcgtttctttttaattgtttacaaGGGCCTAAAAACGAATATTTTGCCAGAGAGCTGATTGAAGCCTCAATTGCATTGCTAAAATGACTGTACTACCCTTAAAATCGAAATTAATAATTGCTTTGCAGCAAACACCGAACCAGCAGCAGCTCGAACCGAATCGACTGAATCGGTCAACACTTCTGCTCTTAAGGACCTTTTGTGTTATGCCTTTGGTCTTAAATACACCTAgccaaatgagtcgtctattatcaaaggtggcaatctgtgcatttggacaaaaaaatgttattgatatgtcaatacagatttatttgaatataatcgtctccttcaaagaattcggttcaaaacctgcattaaataaaggttaatacttaacctgttatttatctaagatgtcgttcagaagagttttgtgattgccaatggaatacaaagtcaataattcgtttttctgatttaccaataattgtccaaaagtgtgtgtcacattgccggctttgataatagtcgactcaaataccGTTTGTGTGAATtttacttgaagtcgtcgttgcctaaaggataagacgtccggagcattcgtgctgagcgatgcaccagtgttcgaatatccaggcaggtaccaatttttctaatgcaatatgtacttaacaaatgttcacaattgacttccacggtgaagtttccttcatcgtgtagtaaaaatcaaacccgcaaaattataatttgcgtaattactggtggtaggacctcttctgagtctgcacgggtaggtaccaccaccctgcctatttctgccgtgaagcagtaatgcgtttcggtttaaagggtggggcagccgtactgagactttagaactcttaACTCacaatgggtggcggcatttacgttgtggatgtctatgggctccggtaaccgcttaacaccaggtgggctgtgagctcgtccacccatctatgtaataaataaaaaagaacaacaGTTACACAACAAGTGATCAGTTGAAAATAGCTAAAACATTACCTACCACAAGCGTTGTTTGCGTATTTCTACACATAGAAGATTGATGCATGGCATCGAAgactatattaataataaaattaataacagcTCTAGCGCTGGGAGTATATGAATTATACGTGCTAATGGCCctatttactatttaaaattgtttgtttaacAGTTGAAAATCCACGGCATTCAGACTTCACCAAACTTAGAACAATGTTAATTTCTACACACATGCAGGATCTGAAGGACGTGACTCAAGATGTGCACTACGAAAATTTCCGTGCTCAGTGCATTTCTCAAATTTCACAACATGCCATGCGTGAACGGGGGTACgtaatatgcaataaaaattcaTTGTCATTCAATTTTGACATTGATCAAATTAGATAGTATACCGTGATTCAGATTAAAATCGcactaccttgcacaataatatggctcccacgatataactgtataagttgctacttattttgtatttacttgcatatttttagtatttatttatatttaatcgtATATAAGgctatcttatattttatttattttttacatgtgtatatacctaagtatatatttttatgtaagtttattaagatatagcaccgtccatgctAGCTTGTTTATTCCTCttcctgcaaggttgcctggaagagatcgctttcagcgataaggccgccaatttatgtcaccgtctattatttgttttatatgcttacatgtggtgttaaataaagagttatattattattatttagtaatactAGCAACTATGGCAGAAATTGCCCCGTTCTTGAAAAAGAAATGCATAAAAGTCGACAATATGATATAGTATCAACAAAATGCTATTATGTTGTCAGGAAACTGAAGAGAGACTCTATGGGTAACAACAACGACGTGGTCATCACCGACACTGATCGACTCTTGCTCCAAAAAGACGAAGAGGTACCTATATCAATTGATATTTTCTACGCCATTAGTTcatgccatattttttttttatattttctattcatccttataatataaattcaatCATTAACTAAGCGCTCATCATGTGAAATGATAGAGGGCAGAAATAAGGAGCACGACCTATGTTTGAAGAAGTGTCCGTCAAAAACGATTAATTGGGTGGCGCCACTGTGCAAGTGATGCCATTTCAAAGACATCAAAATTCGTATAGCATCACTTGCTACGCTTGGGCTATTTTTGtaggtttttaaattttaatttgctgcttacagctgtgtgcttagtgcgagttttttaacgttctcgatagcgtaaaagttgcttatatttgtatggaatggaatcgtttgcctacgtttgccgctaggggcgctgttccaactgcatacaaaattgggctaacttttacgctatcgagaacgttagaaaactcgcagtaagcacactggacactttttcaacttatCTCACATATAAGACAGTCTTTACCTCTACCTTTATAGTATGGAAGTTAGAAGTAAGGAGCACCCTTTCAgagtattaaaaagtgtccgctgaaaaggagccaattaaggtggcgccatagAAGCAAGTGGAAGGATTTGAAGAACAGCGCTGTATACTattataacacttttttttttatttttttttattgcttagatgggtggacgagctcacagcccacctggtgttaagtggttactggagcccatagacatctacaacgtaaatgcgccacccaccttgagatataagttctaaggtctcagtatagttacaacggctaccccacccttcaaaccgaaacgcattactgcttcacggcagaaataggcagggcggtggtacctacccgtgcggactcacaataggtcctaccaccagtgattacgcaaattaaaattttgcgggtttgatttttattacacgatgttattccttcaccgtggaagtcaatcgtgaacatttgttaagtacgtatttcattcgaaaaattggtacccgcctgcgggattcgaacaccggtgcatcgcaacaacgaatgcaccggacgtcttatcctttaggccacgacgacttgaccTAAATTTCAATCCAGCACACTTCAGTCTGTTTAAAACTGTtcaattcatatcatttccacttcctacactagcacTATTTTGGTGAGTCTTGGTCAACACTAACTTGGTGTTTACAGGTGAATACTTTGTCAACTTGTCCTTTATacaagatggtgctccttacATTTAACCTTCATACCTTATTTGAAATACATTTTGATTGAAATTGATGATATTGATTTATAACACGATTGCAAATAGTTTGTTTTCAAAAATTCTACTTTATTTTTACAGATACGAAGAATGCAAGATATGTTAACTCAAATGCAACAAAAACTAAAAGCTTCCGATAAAAAACACGACAGTATAATAGATGTATAGCGTTCCAGAGATATTGTGTTATATCTACGACTTTTTAGTAAATTGTAGGTTTTAGTAGTAAATTTATCGTAAAGTTTTAACAATAATTACTAATGAACGAAAAAGAAACctctttagaaaaaaaataatgaatttagaCTTTTGATACAATAGTTTGTTTTTCACTGATGTTGTGTACCTAACCAATAAACTCTATTGTTAAACATATGAATGAAGTTTTATTTCTACCCGTTTgctttcttaaaataaataaacagctcAGATTGGAGGAAACGAAAGACCAAGTGGGCCATCAGGTTTAGTAGTTATCAGGTACTTACCCTGCaatttgtctatactaatattataaagaggaataatttgtttgtttgtttgtattgaatacgctccgaaactactgaaccgatttaaaaatatctttcactgttggaaagctacgctatccccgggtgacataggctatatttattatattttcaaaca encodes the following:
- the LOC101745007 gene encoding septin-2 isoform X2 is translated as MTMERDRGERDYIGFATLPEQVHRKSVKRGFDFTLMVVGESGLGKSTLINSLFLGDLYKNRKIPDVQDRIEKTTTIEKKTMEIEERGVKLRLTIVDTPGFGDAINCEDSWRVCSAYIDEQFRQYFTDESGLNRRHMQDNRVHCCLYFVPPWAHSLRQVDLEMMKRLHRKVNIVVVIAKADSLTAIEIKRLKARILNDLEEHQIQVYQFPECDSDEDEDFKQQDRELKEAAPFAVVASDIVLEMGGKRVRGRQYPWGIVDVENPRHSDFTKLRTMLISTHMQDLKDVTQDVHYENFRAQCISQISQHAMRERGKLKRDSMGNNNDVVITDTDRLLLQKDEEIRRMQDMLTQMQQKLKASDKKHDSIIDV
- the LOC101745007 gene encoding septin-2 isoform X1, producing the protein MENSDSFAILDINLSDKDKDELKKNDGNKKSPITTVIKIQRDRGERDYIGFATLPEQVHRKSVKRGFDFTLMVVGESGLGKSTLINSLFLGDLYKNRKIPDVQDRIEKTTTIEKKTMEIEERGVKLRLTIVDTPGFGDAINCEDSWRVCSAYIDEQFRQYFTDESGLNRRHMQDNRVHCCLYFVPPWAHSLRQVDLEMMKRLHRKVNIVVVIAKADSLTAIEIKRLKARILNDLEEHQIQVYQFPECDSDEDEDFKQQDRELKEAAPFAVVASDIVLEMGGKRVRGRQYPWGIVDVENPRHSDFTKLRTMLISTHMQDLKDVTQDVHYENFRAQCISQISQHAMRERGKLKRDSMGNNNDVVITDTDRLLLQKDEEIRRMQDMLTQMQQKLKASDKKHDSIIDV